Part of the Nicotiana tabacum cultivar K326 chromosome 20, ASM71507v2, whole genome shotgun sequence genome, CTAATAAAGAAAGCCATATTTTGTTAATGCATCGAAGAGGGCCTCTCTAACCAGTGAAAAGTGGTGGGAGTCCACTAACTGTCATTCCTGGCTCGGGCTCTGATAACCCAATTCCGGGTGGAGTCGGtagttattccaccatttcttggAACGGCCATAACAGAAAGTGGTTGCTTCATTTCACAAGAAAGCTTCAAAACTTCACTAAGATCAACAGGCTGAGTCTCATTTCCAACCCACTTAAAATGCTTCACCAACTTAGCTACCCAAAGACTCACAGTAGCCAACCCTAAATTCTTCCCAGGGCAAACTCTTCTTCCAGCTCCAAATGGTGCAAGCCTTAAATCATTACCCCTAACATCAAAATTCATCCCTAAGAACCTCTCCGGCTTAAACACCGACGAATTCTCCCAAACTTTAGGGTCATGTGTGATAGACCACATGTTGATCATAGCCGTCGTGTTGGCCGGAATTATCATGCCGTTGCTGAGGTGGACGTCGGAGGTGGATAGCCGGGACCACGATAACAGCGGGCCCGGAGGATGTAGTCGTAAAGTTTCTTTGATGACTGCTTGAAGGTAGGGCAATTTGGCAATATGTGCATCTGTTACATTTTCGTTCCCTACTATAGTTTCTAGCTCATTGTGAAGTTTTTCTTGGATTTCTTGGTTCAGAACTAATTCTGCAATTACCCATTCGGTTAGAAGTGCAGTTGTATCGGTACCTCGAAAGATCATTTCCTGCAAGGGGAAGACAAAAAATAAATGTTAAACAATCTATGGAGTGAAAGAAAGGACGAATTAGGACTGGatttttaagttatatacattttCTTAATAAAGATTTTCTATATTATTAGTATAGTTTAACATGTTAGTTACCATCATTAAAAATTATAAGTTATTTAAAGACGCGAATAACCTATATTAAACGGTCTTGAAGATGATAGGTTTCTATAAACTAAGGTTACTATCACCTCACCTTCTAAGAGAAATCAAAGTGGCATATTATACCATAATGGAAcaatccaaaaaaaagagaaacttTTAGCCAGTCGGCAGGAATGtaattagaaataaaaaaattcatgCCACGGGGGAATAAGAAAGTAATTTCTTATATTTATAAGTAAGACAAGGCTAGAAAAAGAGTAGAGTAATATTATTACTAACCCATAAAACAGCCACCATGTCATCCTCATGAAGCTTCTCTTCACCACTTAATGCCAGCAAAACATCAACAAAATCATAAGCTTCtgaaatctttttggattttccaTCATTAATATGCTCTTGAATCATCTTCTTAACGAAGTTTTCAACTCGAGGGACAAGTGCTAAGCATCGTTCCTTGATGTGAAAAGGGTCATAAAAATACTTTAGCCATGGCAAGTGATCACACCAATTAAAAGCTCCCAATAACTCAAATCCTTCAGCCACAATTTCTTGAAGTTCTTTGGCCTCATTATTTTCTTCTGTCATTTCATATCTTTTCCCAAACACAATTCCCATTATGTTGTTAAGGGAAGCAGCTTGAAGGTGTTTTCTTGGAGTGACTGAGCCATGCACGTTTTGTTCTTTGGCTATAGAAACTAACATGGAGTTGCATTCTAGCTGCCTTGACCTCTCATGGGCTAAAATGCGCTTAGGTGCAAAGAGATGTGATGAGGCAATTTTCCTCAAGAGCCGCCAATATGTTCCATTGGGTGCGAAACCAATGGCTCGGCTAAACATGAGCTGCTTAGCCGACTCTTTGACCGGTCGGTTCGCAAAATGTGGGGAGGTCAAGATTTCCCGGGCTATGTTCGGGTCGGATGACACGATAGCCCTGGTCGAACCCAAGGTAAAGGCCATGACTTGAGTGGCACCATAAGTCGAAGCCGTAAAAGCAAGAGTGCGGTGAGCTAAGCCGTGGCTCAAGCTGAATAAGCTGCCGAAAATAGGAAAACCTTTGGGTCCAGGAATAGGAACCCGGCCCATACAGCTCAGTCCATTTTTCCAAACCGAGCCACCGGCAGtaaaagcccaagtgaaaacactAATTATCACAAACATAACAAATGTTGGGATGAGCAGATTAAAAAAGTTTTGGGTTTCAAGAATAGCAGGTAAGGCAAACATCCACCAAGTAAAATCCTCATAAATTGAGGTGAAAGACATGTTTGAAGAATGAGTTGGTGTATAGAAAAGATAAAAAAGAGTACAATATTTTGTGTGTGTGGTGAAAGAGGGAGGGAAGTTGCTGCTTAAATAGGCAGCTTGTATGTTCAAGTAGGAGTGCAAGTCATTGGTGTAACAAAAAGGTAACTTCTAGGATTACGTGCAATAAGAGGTGAAGTCTACGTAGGACGTTCACACTATTCTACAGTCTAATATTACCAGTGGAACATAATAAGTGTAAGTTGATAAGTATTTCACCGTTTAAGTTTTCCCTTTTTCTTAACCTTGATAAAATAGAacttttgttttttcctttcaaaaaatgCCTAGGTTTCCTGCAAGTGAAATAAAGtgttaaataaaatactcatcaAGTTAGGAGTCCCAATTAGTACCCGTTTCCTTAGTTTGACTTTAATGTTCAAATTGACTCATTATTAGAACTTCAATACAAAAATCACTTCATATCATATACTACTTAGTTTTGTCGATAAAGGCTCTAAATAAGTATATTTTACTCCCATTTAATGgttaaaacaaattatatatttaccGCGAAAGAGCAAAACAAGTGGTTAAAACGAATTATTTTGCCGAGGAATAGCAAAAACTCGATGCTAGAACTGTCACTAACTTTCGGGGGGAATATTTTAATATAGCAATGACCTTTCTTTTGTCCCTTAATTTGCTTATCTCACCATCCGAAAACTAAATAATTAACGAGACAACTGAAAGAGTATATCCTTTAAATTACACTCGAGAAAAGCAGAATTAGCAGCAACCTCACTACCTAACTTTTAGGAAGAAATATTTGGTCAGTTGCGGATCTAATTTATATAGAAATCGTATATATATTTTGGAACTCATATTTCCAACTTAGAATTTACCATATTTAAATTCTGAATTCGCTATGTTTATGTAATATTTAATCTGTGGCAATAGAATAATTCTGATAGGAAAATGCTATTGTTATCAATTTTAATTTCTTAGGAATTTCAGAGAAAACATATCAAACAATGGAAAATGACAACCTTCTTTAGGTTTTGTGCATTTCGAATTATACGTTATGGGAACCAAATGATTCCAGGAATGTGGCACTCCAATTCTGAAGGGTGTTAATATTAAGTTTGACAGCTCTTTTTTCTTGTGAAGTACAAGTCCCACCTTGTAAAGATCGATCCAATTTAATAATTTCTGCTACTTTATGACTTACATATAAAAGATCCAAACCAATGTTCTTAGCTTCTCAATATCTCGGAGAAGTTTAATCGCcattatatttgttttttttttttttgtgtgtgttttgaaTCCTGTACATAAATCCATTGTGTTTGTAGATTTGGGAATTCCTTGTATAtttaatactccctccggtccataataaatgatcaatttgtctttttattttgatccaaataagtgtccatttatataatcaagaaaaaattcaatttatttttccaaaattactcttatgtacgtatccctaaaaagtcTTTTACCCCTCATTTTAAATTATGCTGCAACATTTAATTAAGATTGGTTTAGTCATACTaactatttttgtctagaatttaTTAAGTCCTTAATGGATTGA contains:
- the LOC107830711 gene encoding cytochrome P450 78A7-like — its product is MSFTSIYEDFTWWMFALPAILETQNFFNLLIPTFVMFVIISVFTWAFTAGGSVWKNGLSCMGRVPIPGPKGFPIFGSLFSLSHGLAHRTLAFTASTYGATQVMAFTLGSTRAIVSSDPNIAREILTSPHFANRPVKESAKQLMFSRAIGFAPNGTYWRLLRKIASSHLFAPKRILAHERSRQLECNSMLVSIAKEQNVHGSVTPRKHLQAASLNNIMGIVFGKRYEMTEENNEAKELQEIVAEGFELLGAFNWCDHLPWLKYFYDPFHIKERCLALVPRVENFVKKMIQEHINDGKSKKISEAYDFVDVLLALSGEEKLHEDDMVAVLWEMIFRGTDTTALLTEWVIAELVLNQEIQEKLHNELETIVGNENVTDAHIAKLPYLQAVIKETLRLHPPGPLLSWSRLSTSDVHLSNGMIIPANTTAMINMWSITHDPKVWENSSVFKPERFLGMNFDVRGNDLRLAPFGAGRRVCPGKNLGLATVSLWVAKLVKHFKWVGNETQPVDLSEVLKLSCEMKQPLSVMAVPRNGGITTDSTRNWVIRARARNDS